GCCGGTGAGGCACAAGCGATCACCACGCTGCGGCGACACCTCGTGCGAGAACGTGGCTGGGACCGCCGACGAATCGCTTTCATGGGCTACTGGCGGGCGGACAGCCTCGCGGCATAGCGCCGTGCCCGGCGAGGGCACGGTTGGTTCCCCCGTTGATCCGCCTCGACACTCCCACCCTTCGACCGGCTCTTTTCACCGGCTTCTGCAGCCGGTCCTCATGAGATGAGAGGAATCTCGTGCGATATCCCGTTCGGCGCGTCAAGCGTGCCATGACACTGATCACGAGTCTCACGGTCGCGCTGGCGGCGCTGACCGGCTGCGGCTCGTCCGAAAACGCAGCCACCTCCGACGGCGGAGGCAGTGCGGCGAGCGGCAATTTCCCGGTCACGATCGACAGCGCACTGGGCAAGGCCGTGATCGAGGAGCAGCCCGAACGTGTCGTCACGCTCGGAACCGGGTCCACGGGGACCTCCATCGCCCTCGGGGTCACTCCCGTCGGCATGGAGGCATATCCCTGGGGCAGCGACGAAACCGGATACATGCCGTGGATCCACGAAGCCGTCACCAAAGCCGGGGGGAAACTCCCCGAGCAATTCACCGGCGGCACCGAACTCGACATCGAGGCCATCGTCGGACTGAACCCCGATGCGATTCTCGCACCCTGGTCCGGTATCACCCAGAACCAATTCGACGTCCTCAACGACATCGCCCCCACCGTCGCCTATCCCGAACTGCCGTGGACCATCGCGTGGGACAAGCAGATCCGCATCATCGGCAAGGCCCTCGGTAAGCCG
This Haloactinomyces albus DNA region includes the following protein-coding sequences:
- a CDS encoding iron-siderophore ABC transporter substrate-binding protein, with translation MTLITSLTVALAALTGCGSSENAATSDGGGSAASGNFPVTIDSALGKAVIEEQPERVVTLGTGSTGTSIALGVTPVGMEAYPWGSDETGYMPWIHEAVTKAGGKLPEQFTGGTELDIEAIVGLNPDAILAPWSGITQNQFDVLNDIAPTVAYPELPWTIAWDKQIRIIGKALGKPRKAEAAIDRINARFAKVAEENPRFGRTTFVYTYTNGPGTLGVFLPEEQRVAMLTKMGLKLDPVVKTLPETEGTASSVIGLENADTIKNADLMFTFYSDEKTRRQIESQPLYAQIPAVERGSVVAARNHSFVTASSIINPLTVPWAIDRYLPLINKAIERAR